In the Uranotaenia lowii strain MFRU-FL chromosome 1, ASM2978415v1, whole genome shotgun sequence genome, CGCGGTCAGTACCGTATAATCGCCGCGGTAAACAGTCGTTCGTCCGTCGGTCTTCGTCGCGAGTGagtttcaacacctcccctcaattcgcacgTTCAATAACTCGAACAGCTTTCGATGCTGTGCCTTGGGAAGCCCCTTGGTGAATGCATCGGCAGGTTGGTCCTCCGAACGGATGTGTTTGATGTGGACCTTCCGAAGCTTAACCAGCTCTCGAATGAACATGTATTTCAGGTCCAAATGTTTCATCCGTTGATGACTCCTAGGTTCTTCTGTGAATTGAATACAAGGGATGTTGTCTTCCATGATTAGAAAAGAATCGGTGTTACCCACACCTAGCTCGCCAAGGAGGTTTGTTAACCACATCCCTTCCTTGGTTGCCATACAGAGTGAAACAAGTTCAGCTTCTGTAGATGATAGACTGACCGTCtgttgacgtttcgttgaccacgaaaccaGATTaccaaaaacctttttttttttctttttcttccttgtaggggagagcccactgcgaccagtagctgatctattgtggtatttaccccgcgttactatatgctttcaggttcacctgcactattgattggagtgacagttgattgctgactaagcattttatcccaatcgggtataatatcaaagatgtatgatataaccttcttagggctgatatgcaaccatatgtcttgtgcgcttattaactttgccccaagtactcgctctctcctatttaggagggcgcagcagttgcatagaagatgctctgcagtttctttttcgaacccgcagaaccgacagtcatcgttttgaattatgtttatccttttgagatgctgttttgttggacaatgtccggtcaagagacctgtgtaccAAATACCTTGAAGGCATGACCAGAAATAGACTTTCTGTCATCGACATCGTTTGCAAAGTCGGCATCGGCATATCCCATTAAAGCAGGGTTCTCTACCCCCTTGGTGTAGACCAGCTTTGTCTCCGTCGTACCACGCAGATATCGTAGAATCCGCTTTAGTCCCGCCCAATGCGCATCGGAAGGCGTTGCTTGAAACTTGCTGAGTGCGCTGACCGCGGCACAAATGTCCGGCCTCGTTGAAAGGGCCAGATACTGCAAACAACCTAGCAGTTCCTTGAATGGATGATTGGTTGTTTCACCATCCTTCGTCTTCGTCCACTGCACATTCGGATCCATTGGTGTACCTATGGGATTACTATCAAACATGCCAAAGCGTTTAAGTATTCTCTCTGTGTAACCCACCTGAGAAATttcaattgtttgtttttgataatctCTTGAAAAATCCATTCCCAAGAAATGTTTAACTTCTTTAAGATCTTTCATTTGGAATAACCTTCCAAGTTCGGTCTTAATCCAGACCAGGTTAGCCACCTTTTTGCCAACGATAAGAATATCGTCAACATAGAGAACTAGGGTTAGCTCTCTAGCCCGAGATTGATAGACGCAACAGTCACTTTTCAGCGGAATGAAACCAAGTTTCTTCACAACTTCGTCGAATCGTTGATTCCATGATCTGCTAGCTTGTTTTAAGCCATACAAGCTTTTCTGCAGTCTGACGAGTTGTGAGTTGCCCATTTCGTCGTTCGGAAGTCTCATATATATCTCTTCCTCCAATTGACCATTGAGGAAGGCTGTTTTTACGTCCATCTGGTGAATGGTTGAACCAGACTGGTTAGCTAGGGACAAAATTGTACGAACGCTCTCCATTTTGACAACGGGAGCAAACGTTTCATCGTAGTCATAACCAGGTCGCTGTGAGCAACCTTTCGCTACTAATCTTGCTTTGTACCTTCCGTCTTCTTTAATCGCAAATACCCATTTCGATGAGATCGATTTTCGTTCTTTGGGTAAGCTCTCGACCTTCTTCCAGGTCTTATTTTCGTTCAGGGCTTTTAATTCTTCGCTGATGGCAATTTTCCACTTTGGCCAGTCATCCCTCGTTTTCAACTGGTCAACAGTTTGTGGAACGTCGCTATTATCTGTTGCTATCTTGGCAGTGTAAAATTCTGGCGCCCTTCTATCGCGCGTGCTACGTCTGATCGGCGAACTACAAGCGGGAACCGGTTGTGACCCAACCTCCCCTTCGCCGTCAGTGTGACTGTCAAGATTTTGTGCGCTATCATAATCAGATTCATCAACGTTACCCACGTGATGTTCTTGAATTGATTCTTCATCGTCAACCACGATGACTTCGGGTTCGTCTTCAACATTCTCATTACCCACGAGATGCTCATCTTCGTTACCCACGAAGTTCTCAGACGCTTCTGAACTTTTTGCTGGAGGTTCGGATTCAATAACTGGCGTATTTTGGCTTGCTGGTTGCGAAATTGTAGAATGAAGAATATCATTTCGACGATCGAGCAATTCTTGCTCATCAAAGACTACGCTACGGTGTATCTCTACTGTACGTGAGGACTTCTTGTATAACCTGTAGCCGTTGTTTGCGTAACCCGCAAAGATAAGTTTCTTTGTCTTTGGATCTAATTTTTGCCTCTTCTCTTTAGGTACTACAGCATACGCATTGCAGCCAAAAATGCGTAGATTGCTCAAGTCAGGCTTCTTGCCATACCACATTTCGAATGGCGTCTTGTTATCCACAAGGGCTCGTGTGGGCGATCGATTTGTGAGATAAGCTGCGCAGAACACAGCTTCTCCCCATAACGATTTCGGAAGATCGCATTCGTAGAGCATTGCTCGTACTTTTTCCATCAACGTTCTGTTGATTCTTTCGCTCACGCCATTCTGTTGAGGAGTATATGGTACCGTTAGAACTAATTGGACGCCTTTTGCCTTGCAAAATTCTTGGAAATCTCGTCCTACGTACTCACGGCCGTTATCGCATCTAAGTTTAGCcaacttttgattaaaatgcgCTGTTGCCATCGCTTCGAACTCTTTAAACTTCTCAAAAACCTCGCTCTTGCGTTTCAATAGGTAGATAACGGTAAAATGTGAAAAGTCATCTGTGAATGTCACGAAATATCGATGACCATCAAACGTTGTTTCTTCCATATATCCGCAAACGTCAGAGTGCACTAGTTCAAGTGGCCTACTCGACCTCGGTATCTGCAGACTCTTGAACTTTTTGCTTGACTGTTTTCCAGCTAAACAGCTTTCGCAAACTTCGTTTTTGTTGGAAGTCTCGATACAAAAATCCACTCCTTCTACCATTTTCTTTGTTATCAGTGTGGTTACGCCAGTATTGCTTAGATGACCAAGTCTTCTATGCCATGTATCAAAACCTAACCGGTTCTTTCCAAGCAAAGCCTTGGAGTATTTAAGATCCGAAACCAATTCCAGGGAATACAAACCATCAATTACTGTCCCTTGAGAAATGACCTCCCCCAAGTCTGTAATTGAGACCTTACCATCAGAAAAAGTAACCCTTTTATTCTTAGTGGTAGCCTTTCTAACCGAAAGGAGATTTGTCTCTAGTTCAGGAATAATAAGAACATTATACAATTTTATCTAATTTATTTTACCATTAACCATGGCCTTAAGCGATACAGTGCCCTTTTTATACGCCTTCATCGACTCACCAGTTTTGGCTGTTGAAAGCTCGATCCAGCGATCCAGGTGTGGCCAGCTTCAAGATATTCTCCACCAATCTCTCATCATATACCATGTGATGAGTCGCTCCGGAATCCACCACAAAGCGAACACGCCTTTCGCTCTTCGTAGTGGCCTTGGTGGCAACCTTCGCCTGACCGATGGCCTTCTTCTGGGTTCCGCTAACCTGCGGAGAAGCCGACTTTAGTATTCCGCCAGCCTGTGGAGGTACGACCTTCGAAGTTGGGCTCGCCTTCTGAATTCCGTTCGAATGCGGGGCTGCCACGCCTGCAACTGTTACTCCCAGCTGCTTGCGACCTGCATCAGATGTCTCGCCAGGAATGGCGACAACGCGCCGCACCGATTTTGCCGCTGATCCGCGTTCGGCAGCTGCACTAATGGGACCAATAGTGCTAACCGCCCTAACGGACGCCTCTTCTGCCAGCGGGCCAACATTGCGTGAGCGCTCACCTTGTCACGCCTGGAACCGTTCTTCTTGGCCGCCTTCAGTTTGGGACAGCGCGACTTGAAGTGACCCTTCTCGCCGCACCCGAAGCACCGACTGTCACCTTTCTTCGACGCGGTTCGCAAGGCGTGGTTAGCTACCACTGGCTCACCTCGTGGTTGAATAGTCGATGCGCTGGTGTTTTGGAGGAGCTCTGAATCAAGGAACAATCGCTTGATGTCGACGATTGACCTTGAGCTCAACTCCTCTGGCGGCAGAACAGCCAGCGCACCCTGGATGTGACTGTAGCCTGGCGGGATTGCCAGCAGCAACGAGTGGACCTTCTCGCCTCTGCTCAGGTTCGCTCCCATCCGATCCATCTCCCGTATGATGAGGTCGTACTCATAAAATAGAGACGACAATGAGTCAAACCTCTTCATAGGGAGATTATTGAGGCGCCCACGCATTGCAATGATCGCACTCGTACCTTTTACTAGGTAGGAGTCGCAGAGGATGTCCATGGCGTCTTTAACGAAGTTGACCCCAACAATCTTGTTAAGGACATCGTTGTTGATGGCCATAACAAGCTCGTCCATCGCAGCTTCCTCCTGTTCCATCCGCCTCTGGAACCACCTCCTCCGTTGGAATCCGGATCAGGGTGTGGGAGAGCTTCAGTCTGGCCAGACGTCTCTCAAGGCGCATCTTCCAGGCTCCGAAGATCTCCGTCCGACCGTCGAACAGCAGTTCTTTCGAGAACCCGGCTGCTGTGTGAGGTAGCGTCAAACCTGCCTCGGCCTGAGGTAGCTGCTGGCCTCTGAAGGTTGGTTGACCACCAACTGCTGGTTGACCACCAGCTCCGCCTACTGCGATGCACCCTTCGAACTTCGGGTTCGACATCGCAATCCAAAAACAATatccgaaaaataaaaacttaaaaacagtTAAAGCCAGTTAaccactgggcccataacctgttgtaaTATCGAAATAAATAACTCAAGTTTgtatcggaaaactgatatcgTAATCATCTTTATTCAAGTCAAGTGATGTTAAAAGGtcaggttacaatagtgattgatatTGATAAATTGGTGATCTGCCATATTGGAAACACTTCTCTATTGGTTtccgtagtgttcaactggcaacacttccagtgaacactacgaattcactcttcatcgattgttgaaacaatagcgaattgacgttctcACTTGAgactctctgttattgtttacattcgCCACGCGGTCAGTACCGTATAATCGCCGCGGTAAACAGTCGTTCGTCCGTCGGTCTTCGTCGCGAGtgagtttcaacaaatttgaactGTGGTGATTTGTTCAGCAAGATTCCAAAAAGAACAAGATTCATCACCAGCAGAAGATTTTTGATTGGAACTTCAGGTAACTCCACGCCATTTTGCCCCTGCCAAAAATACCATGTTAATCTGATCCTGAACCTTACCAGGACCCCGCTGTTTCGgattgatttttaatcaacCGAGCCCTGAGAGCGCCACAGCGCTCTACCCCTCAACCGACCGCCGTCGGTGTTACTCAATTCCgtacctggttcagcacccaaggtggggctaGGTACGACGTCGCCACGCGCTCCGTTCATCGTCGAAGGACCTAGTGCGCCACCGATAACATCGACCGACCGCCGCCCGTGCTACTTACCCTCGTACCTGATTCAGCACCCAAGCTGGGGTCAGGTACTCAGCATCCACGCCGCTTGCTTGCCGTCAAAAGACCATCAGTGcccggttcagcacccaaggtgggaccgGGTACAACAACATGACCAGCGAGAGCCAGCCAGCCCAAAGCCGACCTCATCGAACCCGAGCTCGACGTCAAGGGAGAAAACGGAAACTTGCCAGTGGAAACAAGGTCAGATAGTTTAAGAAAGTGGTGGGTGAACAAAAACTGCAGCAAATTAAACGGTACCTAAACTTGATCCGAGGAGTTTTTCTTAGCTCTCCCGAACTTCTCTGCAACTTAGATTTGTGTAAACttgccgaccctagggattATTAGGGGTTCATCGCAAATCTGGCGATTGGCTAACAGCCAGTCTTACAATATGGCTCTCATAAAAccgatataaaaataaatagcaATTTTTATAACCATAACAGAGGCATTATGTATTGAACTGACTAACGCCATGCTGATTCCAAAATCGAAGGGctcaaaatgacgccatgttgatggattcacaatatCAAGTACCTATTTGAAGCGCATTtatttaagatactatttcatatacattttaccaaaaatcttgactggcaacAAAAAAGATGTTCATAATTTGTGTAAAACgttgcttttttgttatttttttcagatcaaatctcaataatgcaatcctCATTTATCAACCATCATGGtcgctgaaaaaaattttgaaataaaatcgaAGAATTcacaaaatcgaacaaaaaatttgatattatgttttataaaagcttgATATAAGCTTTTGTGACGAAAATTTTACAGCTTAACCGttgtaaaatataaaatatgtcATAATGACGTTTCTAGGACAGGGCCAAATAGTTGGATTTTAGCTTAATTAGAGTTTTGGTGATGAATAGAATGCGTTTTtcctttttatgaagattaatgctatagctCTAACGCAAttgtgctgaccataataaagctaaaattgttactcgGATTGGTAGCTTGGGAAGGGCTAGTACGAAATGCAtctttatgaacttttttcactaaCTTTCTTGCGAACGTTGTCGACTTCAATGGCTCAATAAAAAACGACAGAATATTTTGTTacgatgaaattttcttttttgttcttGTAAAAAATTTGTCACCGGGAAAATCGTCTAAActacaatttatttctaataATCACAAATATTAGAGTCCGCAGAATGTTCCCAAACTATTGAAATTGTGTCCCTTCGGCGGCTTTCCGTTCGGTGACCTCCCTCACGACCTGGTTCAGAGCCTGGAACTTGTCGATGGCATTGCGAACGAACTCGGCTGCCCGCTTAACCCGCTCAGCCGTGACCTGTTCGCCGATGGCCTGAATCACTTCCGAGGCCGTTTCACCCGTTACCAGTTTCGCCGTTCGGAACGTCAGAGTGCAGAACGGGGTGAAAAAGCACAGCAGGCTCGTTAGAATCGTTGCCACGGCAACGGCACTCAGCGATCCGAAGGCCAACGATATCAACTGACCGAAGAATGTGGCCACTGTTCGGGCTGTGGGAATCACCGATCTAACCGATCCGAACCAGGACGAATGGCTTTCCGGCGTTACTAGAGCGATGGGATTGGCCTGACGAGTTGGTGCCGGGATGAGGAAGCCATCGAATCCGGAACTCTCGAAGCCGGAAGATCCATAGACGTTACGATTTGGCTGAGAGTAACTTGAACCAGTGTATGATTGGACGTACTGTTGAATCGCATCCTGCGGAAGAAACTGCTGATAGAGAGTGGGATCGTAAGCCGGATTTTCCAGGACAGGCCGCTGCTCCGAAATGGTTAACAGGGGCTTGCTCGGAGGAGTGACCACcgattgttgttgctgttgtttttgctgttgctgctgagtTTGCTGAGCTCGAACTCCCAGAAACAGACACACTAAAACTATTGGGAACACGTGACGGTACATTGTTAAATCTTGCTTGTAAATTTGACGTACACTCTAGGAAGCCTGCCGGAACCAACTGAACCCGAACGAAACCAGAAAGGTTCCATTTATAGCCTCTTCCAGAGGTCCttgtgaagaaaaattaaatataaaaaaacaaacaaacatttccCCCTAGTTGGCAGAATCCTGGCGGCTGGACAAAATTCCGAGAATCTGTCAGTGAACACGATTCCTCAATTAAACTTCAAACATTCCCAAACTAGCTAGGATGCAATTTCTCCTTCGCTTTTACGGATCCTTTCTGCTTATCGGTTTTGCCGGATTATGGCACTTGCAGCACAGTAAGACCGTTTCGGAGATTGTTGGCAGGTAAAAGGATTTAGGACTATGATTTTATTCCTGTTCACGTCGTCCTTCTTTGCATGCCAATCCATTTAGTCTCCGAGAAAGAAAGAGATCGAGAAGGACTGAACCGATCGGAGGAATTTGCTTATCTCCTGTTCTACGGTTCTATGTAAGTGTCAAGTGCACATGGagcgcaataaaaaaaaatgctgactTTTTCGTCCTTTTTCCGATGCCAGAGGATTAAGATTGATGCAGTTCTAGGACCGGTGATTGAGAAACTACCTGCAGGTGTTTAACGCAAATTGGAGAGTCTGTATATTTTGCTTTGAGTGATTGATTGATAAACTGTCGGGATGAGTTCAAATTGGAAACTTAAAATAATATGAGAATGAGATAAAAAATAGTGTATTTAAACTCAAGAATATCCCAGgaattgagaaattaaaaaaaaaaatgactccaaatcgactcagtcgtATGGATCTGGCTGACCttgtacattttgtagattagcCCAAAACCTGACCTGTGCAAAACAACAAGTCAATCGGACccttaaaaatcaccaaagggagTACCGAAGGATAtcggaaaaaaacgaaatttaaatttttatgacaaatgacttaaaaatgaatcGGATGACCAAAGTTGGCCTTGCTCGTGTGCGGTCGCATATTTTTCCGTGTTCGCGTTTTGCGTCGTGATTCcttgaaaattatttatcattCGTTACCTCCATCGAGTTCTTCAATGTTATTCAAATCGACATTTCCTTACGGTTCGTCGGTTAATACTGGATTCTAACTTGCATTTTAGTAGCTCTGAAAAGACAGGGACGTTCTGCAAGTGTGAAAAATAAAGGAATCTTAGTCGATTTGAATTGTGGATTAAGATTGTAGATTAACTAATGTTTCAAAAGTTTCCTGATTGTGCGCTTTGTGACAGGAAGTATCATGTTtaggtaaagaaaaaaaatccaagttcCAGCGCcggagtgatttttttttaaatgattcgagAAATTCTGGCTTTTGGAAGAAGTTTAAAGAAGCGGACCCGTGAATTGTTAGCTGAGTGTTCTTAGTTAAATTCTTATTAAGACCTACAGGATTGTTGgatttttgtccaatttttatttttatttacatagtattccgtcttacgacataacttgacgaacataattccaaaaattcactcggttcatggcaaccgttctccaatttctcgggcaccccacgttcgccagatcacgctccacttggtctaaccacctcgctcgttgcgcccccgctcgtcttgttcctaccggattcgtagcgaacacctgttttgcaggaccgtcgttcggcattctcgcaacatgtcctgcccagcgtatcccgCCAGCTTTCaacaccttctggatactgggttcgccgtagagaacaaccggtctaataagcgtcatatacaggttacacttcgtgcgagggctaagtcttctcgaccgcagttgcttgtggagtccatagtaggcacgacttccgctgataattcgcctccggatctcacggctggtgtcattgtctgcggtcaccagtgagccgagatagacaaagtcttcgactatctccagctcgtcaccgtcgatcgtgaccttgttattactggacaagcgggttcggtcggtctcggatccgcaggccagcatgtacttcgtcttggacgtattaatcatcaacccaatccttcctgcttcgcatttcagtttgcggtagatctcctccaccgccgcagttgatctgccgactatatcaatgtcatcggcaaagcagataagttgactggatctgttgaaaatcgtgtccCGCATTtagcccaccgctcgtcgaataacaccttctagcgccacgttgaacatcatgcaggatagaccatcaccttgtcgaagccccctgcgcgattcgaatgaactcgacaattcaacCGAGATCCgaacacagcactgcgttccatccatcgtcgccttgatcagtctcatcagcttcccggaaaagccgttctcgtccatgattttccatagctcgttacggtcgatcgtgtcgtatgcggctttgaagtcgatgaatagatggtgcgtagggacttggtgttcccggcatttttggaggatttgccgtaatgtgaatatctggtccgtcgttgaccgtccctccatgaagccggcctgatgacttcccacgaatctgtttgcttgtggcgttaggcggcggagtaggattcgggacagcactttgtaggctgcattgaggacagtgatcgctcggtagttctcacagtccaatttgtcgcccttcttgtagatggggcatattaccccttccttccactcctccggtagctgttctatgtcccagatccggattatcaaccggtgtaggcaatcggccaacctgtccgggcccattttgatgagttcagctgcgatgccatccttcccagccgacttgtttctattcagctggcgaatggcttccttaacttcactcgtcgttgggagtggctcctcttcgtcgttggctacgccggcgatgtaccttcccccaccgtcttgatctcctgcatgtgcgccgttcaggtgttcatcgaagtgctgcttccaccttctgatcacctcacgattgtccgtcaggatacccccgtccttatcccggcacatttcggcttgcggcacgaagcctttgcgggatgcgttgagtttctgatagaactttcgtgtttcttgggaacgatgcagctgctccagctcctcgagctcctcctcctccaggcggcgctttttctcctggaaaagtcggactcgctttTTGTCCAAGTGATTTATATAGTTGGGGCTGCAAATTGATAACAATGTTGTCGACTAGACGACACCATTTGAAAAATTGGCTATGTATACTGTATATGTACCGCTCATTGGGCGGTAGTCAACATTTGATAGATACGATGGTTACtgtgattagaaaaaaaattttcagctaagtacctttttcatattttatttcttcaaaaatttattgagtTGGAATTGTTACAAGGTACGATTTGAATCATGAGTATAAACTATTTattg is a window encoding:
- the LOC129743399 gene encoding E1A-binding protein p400-like, which translates into the protein MYRHVFPIVLVCLFLGVRAQQTQQQQQKQQQQQSVVTPPSKPLLTISEQRPVLENPAYDPTLYQQFLPQDAIQQYVQSYTGSSYSQPNRNVYGSSGFESSGFDGFLIPAPTRQANPIALVTPESHSSWFGSVRSVIPTARTVATFFGQLISLAFGSLSAVAVATILTSLLCFFTPFCTLTFRTAKLVTGETASEVIQAIGEQVTAERVKRAAEFVRNAIDKFQALNQVVREVTERKAAEGTQFQ